The Deltaproteobacteria bacterium CG11_big_fil_rev_8_21_14_0_20_49_13 sequence GGGCCAGACCAGAAGGTCCGGCGAGCCTTATCTGATACATCCGCTGGAGACCGCAGGTGTCCTGGCCGAGATGCGCCTTGATGTGCCTTCTATAGTCACGGCCCTCCTTCACGACACGGTTGAAGACACCGTTACCACTCTTGAAGAGATAGAGCAGCTTTTCGGGGAGGAGGTAAGGAACTTGGTAGACGGTGTCACAAAACTTTCCAAGATCAAGTTCACCACGAGCGAAGAGAAGCAGGCGGAGAATTTTCGCAAGATGATCATGGCGATGGCGAAGGATATTCGCGTCATTCTCATCAAGCTTGCTGACCGGCTTCACAACATGCGTACGCTCGAATTTATGCCCGAGGGGAAGAGGGTGGAAATAGCCAAGGAGACGATGGATATCTACGCCCCCATAGCGAACCGCCTCGGTATCCAAAAGATAAAAACGGAGCTTGAAGATCTCTCTTTTAAATACATGAACCCGGAGATCTATAAGGTGATCGATGAGAAGATAGTCGAACGCAAAAGCAAACGCGAAAAATACATCGATGACGTCCTTGACTTCGTTAAGAAGAAGATGGCGGATAACAGCGTTAAATGCGAGATAAGCGGCCGCATCAAGCATTATTACAGCATCCACCGCAAGATGGAGGCGCAGAACATCCCCTTTGACGAGGTCTACGACATAATAGCGTTCAGGATAGTGGTCGACTCTCTGCCCCAGTGTTACGAAGCGCTGGGCGTTCTACACGGCATGTGGCGGCCTGTACCCGGCCGGTTCAAAGATTACATAGCGATGCCCAAGGGAAATAACTATCAGTCGCTCCACACAACGGTCATCGGGCCCCACGGGGAGAGAATAGAGTTTCAGATAAGGACCCGTGAGATGCACGATGTCGCCGAGCGCGGTATCGCCGCCCACTGGAAATATAAAGAGGGGCGCATCTTTGACGAGAAGGATGAGATGAAGTTCAAGTGGATAAGGCGCCTTCTTGAATGGCAGAAGGAGCTTTCGGACCCTGCCGAGTTCCTCGACACCGTCAAGCTCGATCTCTTTTCGGAAGATGTCTACGTCTTCACACCAAAGGGGGCCTTGATGGAGCTCCCCCGCGGATCTACCCCTGTGGATTTTGCATATAGCGTTCACAGCGATGTGGGCAATAACTGCATTGGGGCCAAGGTGAGCGGTAAGATAGTTCCGCTCAAATATGCGCTTAGAAGCGGCGACACCGTAGAGGTAATCACGCAAAAGGGTAGAAAGCCGAACAAGGACTGGCTTCAGTTCGTAAAGACATCAAAGGCCAAGGCGAAGATAAGACAGTATATAAGGCAGGAAGAACACGAACACGGTGTTGATATAGGAAAAGAGATCTTTGAAAAAGAGTGCGCCAAGCATGGTCTTAGCAGTTCCAGGATACTTAAGAGCGACGAGATGGAGAAGTACTTAAGGGAGATGCATATAAAAGAGCCGGCCTCTATGTTCGTCTCGATAGGCTATGGCAGGCTTTCGGCGCATCAGGTCATTTTGCATCTAGTTCCCAAGGAACAGCTTAACCTTCCGGAGACGCAAAAGAAAGAGACCATCTGGCAGAAGGTGGTCGGTAAGATCACAAAGAGGCAAAAAGGCCTCGTTAAGGTGGGGGGCTTAAGTGATGTCCTCGTTACCTATGGCAAGTGTTGTAATCCCGTCCCCGGTGACAGCATCATAGGTTACGTTACGCACGGAAAGGGCGTTAGCGTCCACATTCGCGATTGTCAGAAGATGCTCTCGGCCGATCCCGAGCGCCTCGTTCAGGTTGAATGGGACTCCTCAAGCGAGACATCAAGAATAGCCAAGATAAGGGTTATTTGCGTGGACAGGCAGGGTATTCTTGCCAATATGACCGAGGCGATAACGGAAGAGGGTGTGAACATAACACAGGCCGAG is a genomic window containing:
- a CDS encoding GTP pyrophosphokinase — encoded protein: MLRLNDILDTVSAYNSGADLDSIKKAYVFAAKVHQGQTRRSGEPYLIHPLETAGVLAEMRLDVPSIVTALLHDTVEDTVTTLEEIEQLFGEEVRNLVDGVTKLSKIKFTTSEEKQAENFRKMIMAMAKDIRVILIKLADRLHNMRTLEFMPEGKRVEIAKETMDIYAPIANRLGIQKIKTELEDLSFKYMNPEIYKVIDEKIVERKSKREKYIDDVLDFVKKKMADNSVKCEISGRIKHYYSIHRKMEAQNIPFDEVYDIIAFRIVVDSLPQCYEALGVLHGMWRPVPGRFKDYIAMPKGNNYQSLHTTVIGPHGERIEFQIRTREMHDVAERGIAAHWKYKEGRIFDEKDEMKFKWIRRLLEWQKELSDPAEFLDTVKLDLFSEDVYVFTPKGALMELPRGSTPVDFAYSVHSDVGNNCIGAKVSGKIVPLKYALRSGDTVEVITQKGRKPNKDWLQFVKTSKAKAKIRQYIRQEEHEHGVDIGKEIFEKECAKHGLSSSRILKSDEMEKYLREMHIKEPASMFVSIGYGRLSAHQVILHLVPKEQLNLPETQKKETIWQKVVGKITKRQKGLVKVGGLSDVLVTYGKCCNPVPGDSIIGYVTHGKGVSVHIRDCQKMLSADPERLVQVEWDSSSETSRIAKIRVICVDRQGILANMTEAITEEGVNITQAEVRTMEDKKAINVFDIEIKNTDELRSVIHALEKLKGVISVERMRT